Proteins encoded in a region of the Acipenser ruthenus chromosome 11, fAciRut3.2 maternal haplotype, whole genome shotgun sequence genome:
- the LOC117426578 gene encoding tRNA (uracil-5-)-methyltransferase homolog A-like produces MLAPVWQQGGGPPGLAEEKEPVPGGAGVEDQSGCAEEPPPEREGGDTSVYRYVRDDLFTSEIFKVEIQNLPKFVGFNDLKKFLEKHGVNPHKIKLFGRQTFAFVTFRSEEERTKAMKSVHGMLWKGRPLSVRLAKPKADPLIRKRKQQEEGADRGQPHAKRSAPADSPAEEPLSKQIADVVTPLWNVAYEEQLKMKEQEVVGVLQRLTKEIGNNNKAMLPWLFVQKQKYINMCCPLEAIRASPAQTEYRNKCEFLIGMGANGEDKTVGCRLGKYKGGTCAVVEPFDTIHIPDATKRVVKAFQDYIRTTGFSVYSPETYEGHWKQLTVRTTRTNEIMAVVYFNPQKLSDAELEELKSSLGKYFVEGSGKGSGVTSLYFVKEGQRKSPTLEDLPLDHVAGDRWIHEELLGLKFRISPHAFFQVNTQAAEVLYSAVGDWAQLNPDSTVLDVCCGTGTIGISLAKNVKKVIGIELCQEAVEDAKVNAQINGLSNVEFRCGKAEDIFPTLINSVVSQSLVAIVDPPRAGLHPKVILAIRRAEHLKRLVYVACNAKAAMNNFIDLCRSPSNRVKGSPFRPVRAMAVDLFPQTMHCELLLLFERVEYNSNGAAAAAAKEPSSHRHPASQTEETGSQRPASQTEETGSQRPASQTEETGSQHPASQTEESGSQRPASQT; encoded by the exons ATGCTGGCACCTGTCTGGCAGCAGGGGGGGGGACCTCCAGGGCTGGCTGAAGAGAAGGAGCCTGTCCCGGGGGGGGCCGGGGTGGAGGATCAAAGCGGCTGTGCTGAAGAGCCCCCTCCGGAACGTGAAGGGGGGGACACCAGCGTCTACCGCTACGTCCGAGATGACCTCTTCACCTCGGAGATCTTCAAGGTGGAGATCCAGAACCTGCCCAAGTTCGTGGGGTTCAACGACCTGAAGAAGTTCCTTGAGAAGCACGGGGTGAACCCCCACAAGATCAAGCTGTTCGGGAGGCAGACCTTCGCCTTCGTCACCTTCCGCAGCGAGGAGGAGCGGACCAAGGCCATGAAGTCCGTCCACGGCATGCTGTGGAAGGGGCGGCCGCTGAGTGTGCGGCTGGCCAAGCCCAAGGCTGACCCCCTCATCAGGAAAAGGAAGCAGCAGGAGGAGGGTGCTGACAGGGGGCAGCCACACGCCAAGCGCTCTGCCCCAGCGGACAGTCCTGCGGAGGAGCCACTCAGCAAGCAGATTGCAGACGTGGTTACCCCGCTGTGGAACGTGGCTTACGAAGAGCAGCTGAAGATGAAAGAGCAGGAAGTCGTGGGAGTGCTCCAGAGACTTACAAA GGAAATCGGCAACAATAACAAAGCCATGCTGCCCTGGCTGTTTGTTCAGAAGCAGAAGTACATTAATATGTGCTGCCCGCTGGAGGCTATCAGAGCCTCCCCTGCACAG ACTGAATACCGTAACAAGTGCGAATTCCTCATCGGAATGGGAGCCAACGGGGAAGACAAAACGGTCGGCTGCCGGCTCGGCAAATACAAAGGAGGGACGTGCGCCGTGGTGGAGCCTTTCGACACCATTCACATTCCTGACGCCACCAAGAGAGTGGTGAAGGCGTTCCAGGACTACATCAG GACCACTGGATTTTCAGTGTACAGCCCGGAGACGTACGAGGGCCACTGGAAGCAGCTGACTGTGCGCACAACCAGGACCAATGAGATCATGGCCGTGGTGTACTTCAACCCACAG AAGCTAAGCGATGCAGAGTTGGAGGAGCTGAAAAGCTCTCTTGGAAAGTATTTCGTGGAGGGAAGTGGAAAGGGCAGCGGGGTCACTTCTCTGTATTTTGTAAAAGAGGGCCAAAG GAAATCTCCGACCCTGGAGGACCTGCCCCTTGACCACGTGGCTGGGGATCGGTGGATCCACGAAGAGCTGCTAGGACTGAAATTCAGGATTTCACCTCATGCCTTCTTCCAG GTGAATACGCAGGCTGCAGAGGTGCTGTACTCTGCAGTGGGAGACTGGGCCCAGCTGAATCCGGACAGCACAGTGCTCGATGTGTGCTGTGGCACGGGGACTATCGGGATCTCCCTGGCAAAG aacgTAAAGAAAGTGATCGGGATCGAGCTGTGtcaggaagctgtggaagatgctaAAGTCAACGCTCAGATTAACG GTTTGAGCAATGTGGAGTTCCGCTGTGGAAAGGCAGAAGACATATTCCCCACTTTAATTAACTCTGTTGTGTCACAAAGTCTGGTTGCCATTGTGGACCCACCCAGAGCGGGGCTGC atCCCAAAGTTATCCTGGCAATCAGAAGAGCAGAGCACTTAAAGAGGCTGGTCTACGTGGCCTGCAACGCCAAAGCAGCCATGAACAATTTTATAGA CCTTTGCAGATCCCCTTCGAACCGAGTGAAGGGGTCTCCCTTTCGACCAGTCAGAGCCATGGCAGTGGACCTGTTCCCCCAGACCATGCACTGTGAGCTGCTCCTCCTGTTTGAGAGAGTGGAGTACAACTCCAacggagctgctgctgctgctgctaaagAGCCCAGCTCACACAGACACCCCGCCAGCCAGACTGAGGAGACCGGATCACAGCGCCCTGCCAGTCAGACTGAGGAGACCGGATCACAGCGCCCTGCCAGTCAGACTGAGGAGACCGGATCACAGCACCCTGCTAGTCAGACTGAGGAGAGCGGATCACAGCGCCCTGCCAGTCAGACTTAG